From a single Coturnix japonica isolate 7356 chromosome 18, Coturnix japonica 2.1, whole genome shotgun sequence genomic region:
- the LOC107322036 gene encoding uncharacterized protein LOC107322036 — protein sequence MLPIATLRAVPPSAGFRGCRVRGWSGVAPGIERPPGGTVRPPWAAGRAGRSGAARLDSAAPEQQHREQRGAAAGRPGIETVPSCRVRGRMGRRSSGEGGGWRGGSMGRASKFTEPGLQRELPGSGVGTARFLKRSGERRSCPLCRPGVRGRADTTGPRPQHVEQTNFRGMWLQPDGNCAASGPRRHVARSSSSLSGLMFLGVSSPLFSLLFLHGCFGLFGIFLFFFLLFSSPLPCCCCVLGRDFEITLGRAQRLGSRQKCCNVPGGNDVIICFFCLLRGQRGRMENKSRCDRYQLQYPPASGRGPRSPAASPHGLEPIPSPSRP from the coding sequence ATGCTGCCCATCGCGACCCTCCGTGCGGTTCCTCCCTCCGCAGGGTTTAGGGGCTGCCGGGTGCGGGGCTGGAGCGGCGTCGCTCCGGGCATCGAGCGGCCGCCAGGGGGCACCGTCCGCCCTCCGTGGGCCGCGGGGCGCGCAGGTCGGAGCGGCGCGGCTCGGCTGGACTCGGCTGCCCCGGAGCAACAACACCGGGAGCAGCGCggggcggctgcggggcggccGGGAATAGAGACGGTCCCTTCCTGCCGCGTGCGGGGCCGGATGGGCCGGCGGAGCAGCGGGGAGGGCGGGGGGTGGAGAGGGGGCAGCATGGGAAGAGCCTCCAAATTCACCGAGCCGGGTTTGCAGCGGGAGCTGCCCGGCTCAGGGGTGGGGACCGCCCGCTTCCTTAAACGGAGCGGGGAGCGGCGGAGCTGCCCCCTGTGCCGCCCCGGTGTGCGGGGCCGGGCCGACACAACCGGGCCGCGGCCGCAACACGTGGAACAAACAAACTTTCGAGGGATGTGGCTGCAGCCGGACGGAAACTGCGCCGCGTCGGGACCGCGCCGTCACGTTGCACGGAGCAGCTCGTCTCTTTCTGGTTTGATGTTTTTGGGTGTTTCGTCGCCgttattttcccttctctttttacATGGCTGCTTTGGGCTCTttggtattttcctttttttttttcttcttttttcctcccccttgccctgctgctgctgcgtgTTGGGTCGGGACTTTGAAATCACGCTGGGGCGAGCGCAGCGCCTGGGAAGCCGACAGAAATGTTGCAACGTCCCTGGTGGCAACGATGtgattatttgtttcttttgccttttgcgAGGGCAAAGAGGAAGGATGGAAAACAAATCTCGATGCGATCGATACCAGCTTCAGTATCCGCCCGCGAGCGGTCGGGGCCCGCGGTCGCCCGCAGCTTCTCCGCACGGACTTGAGCCGATCCCGAGCCCTTCCCGGCCGTAA
- the RAB11FIP4 gene encoding rab11 family-interacting protein 4 isoform X4: MTLAQQEVHHESDMDSAIESAQSSEASDVCRSEEKDGMLGVLFLHDDKASPHNPSAASDLSTYSTTSLISNEEQFEDYGEGDDVDFTPSSPCPDDETRTNAYSDLGSSVSSSAGQTPRKMRHVYNSELLDVYCSQCCKKINLLNDLEARLKNLKANSPNRKISSTAFGRQLFHNSNFSSSNGSTEDLFRDSIDSCDNDITEKVTYLEKKVTELENDNLTNGDLKSKLKQENTQLVHRVHELEELLKDQETSAEQNLEEEIKRHREAYSKYEKEKGTEIELLNTRVQQLEEENGELKSTVMRLKSQTERLDEERQRMMDKLRQNRLEFNKEREATQELIEDLRKELEHLQLYKLECERPGRGRSSSSSVSEFNAKTREVEMEHEIKRLKQENQKLRDQNDDLNGQILSLSIYEAKNLFATQTKAQSLAAEIDSASRDELMEALKEQEEINYRLRQYMDKIILAILDHNPSILEIKN; encoded by the exons ATGACTCTAGCACAGCAGGAGGTTCACCATGAATCTGACATGGACAGTGCTATTGAGAGTGCCCAGAGCTCAGAGGCCTCTGATGTGTGTCGGAGCGAGGAGAAGGATGGCATGCTTGGTGTGCTGTTTCTGCATGATGACAA GGCAAGTCCTCACAACCCTTCTGCAGCATCTGACCTCTCCACTtattccaccacctctctgatCAGTAATGAAGAGCAGTTTGAAGACTATGGGGAAGGAGATGATGTGGATTTTACTCCCAGTAGCCCCTGTCCTGATGATGAGACCAGAACCAACGCCTACTCTGACCTTGGCTCATCTGTATCTTCCAG TGCTGGCCAAACTCCCCGAAAAATGAGGCATGTTTATAACAGCGAGTTACTGGATGTTTactgctcacagtgctgcaaaAAGATTAATCTACTCAACGATTTGGAAGCCAGGCTGAAAAACTTGAAAGCAAACAG CCCTAACAGGAAAATATCAAGCACAGCTTTTGGAAG GCAGCTCTTCCACAATAGCAACTTCAGCAGCAGTAATGGCAGCACAGAAGACCTGTTCAGAGATAGTATAGACTCCTGTGACAATGATATAACTGAAAAG gtAACATACCTAGAAAAAAAGGTTACAGAATTGGAAAATGATAACCTGACTAATGGGGATCTGAAGAGCAAACTGAAACAAGAGAATACGCAGTTAGTTCACAG AGTTCATGAGCTGGAAGAGCTATTGAAAGACCAAGAGACGtcagcagaacaaaacctgGAAGAAGAGATAAAGAGACATCGAGAAGCTTACAGCAAgtatgaaaaagagaaaggcacTGAAATTGAACTGCTGAATACAAG GGTTCAgcaactggaagaagaaaatggtgaGCTGAAAAGCACCGTCATGCGGCTGAAATCACAAACAGAGAGATTAGATGAG GAAAGGCAACGCATGATGGACAAACTGCGACAGAACAGACTGGAATTCAACAAAGAGAGGGAAGCCACACAGGAG CTTATTGAAGACTTGCGAAAAGAACTGGAGCACTTGCAGCTCTACAAGCTGGAATGTGAGCGTCCTGGACGCGGGAGAAGTTCCTCATCCAGCGTGAGTGAATTCAATGCTAAAACCAGAGAGGTGGAAATGGAGCATGAAATAAAACGGCTGAAGCAG GAGAATCAGAAACTTCGTGACCAAAATGATGATCTTAATGGACAGATTCTTAGTCTGAGTATTTATGAAGCTAAAAATCTCTTTGcaacacaaacaaaagctcAGTCACTGGCTGCTGAGATTGACTCCGCATCAAGAGATGAG CTCATGGAAGCCCTTAAAGAACAGGAAGAGATCAATTACAGATTACGACAATATATGGACAAGATCATTCTGGCAATCCTAGATCACAACCCCTCTATCTTGGAAATAAAGAATTGA
- the RAB11FIP4 gene encoding rab11 family-interacting protein 4 isoform X5, giving the protein MTLAQQEVHHESDMDSAIESAQSSEASDVCRSEEKDGMLGVLFLHDDNAGQTPRKMRHVYNSELLDVYCSQCCKKINLLNDLEARLKNLKANSPNRKISSTAFGRQLFHNSNFSSSNGSTEDLFRDSIDSCDNDITEKVTYLEKKVTELENDNLTNGDLKSKLKQENTQLVHRVHELEELLKDQETSAEQNLEEEIKRHREAYSKYEKEKGTEIELLNTRVQQLEEENGELKSTVMRLKSQTERLDEERQRMMDKLRQNRLEFNKEREATQELIEDLRKELEHLQLYKLECERPGRGRSSSSSVSEFNAKTREVEMEHEIKRLKQENQKLRDQNDDLNGQILSLSIYEAKNLFATQTKAQSLAAEIDSASRDELMEALKEQEEINYRLRQYMDKIILAILDHNPSILEIKN; this is encoded by the exons ATGACTCTAGCACAGCAGGAGGTTCACCATGAATCTGACATGGACAGTGCTATTGAGAGTGCCCAGAGCTCAGAGGCCTCTGATGTGTGTCGGAGCGAGGAGAAGGATGGCATGCTTGGTGTGCTGTTTCTGCATGATGACAA TGCTGGCCAAACTCCCCGAAAAATGAGGCATGTTTATAACAGCGAGTTACTGGATGTTTactgctcacagtgctgcaaaAAGATTAATCTACTCAACGATTTGGAAGCCAGGCTGAAAAACTTGAAAGCAAACAG CCCTAACAGGAAAATATCAAGCACAGCTTTTGGAAG GCAGCTCTTCCACAATAGCAACTTCAGCAGCAGTAATGGCAGCACAGAAGACCTGTTCAGAGATAGTATAGACTCCTGTGACAATGATATAACTGAAAAG gtAACATACCTAGAAAAAAAGGTTACAGAATTGGAAAATGATAACCTGACTAATGGGGATCTGAAGAGCAAACTGAAACAAGAGAATACGCAGTTAGTTCACAG AGTTCATGAGCTGGAAGAGCTATTGAAAGACCAAGAGACGtcagcagaacaaaacctgGAAGAAGAGATAAAGAGACATCGAGAAGCTTACAGCAAgtatgaaaaagagaaaggcacTGAAATTGAACTGCTGAATACAAG GGTTCAgcaactggaagaagaaaatggtgaGCTGAAAAGCACCGTCATGCGGCTGAAATCACAAACAGAGAGATTAGATGAG GAAAGGCAACGCATGATGGACAAACTGCGACAGAACAGACTGGAATTCAACAAAGAGAGGGAAGCCACACAGGAG CTTATTGAAGACTTGCGAAAAGAACTGGAGCACTTGCAGCTCTACAAGCTGGAATGTGAGCGTCCTGGACGCGGGAGAAGTTCCTCATCCAGCGTGAGTGAATTCAATGCTAAAACCAGAGAGGTGGAAATGGAGCATGAAATAAAACGGCTGAAGCAG GAGAATCAGAAACTTCGTGACCAAAATGATGATCTTAATGGACAGATTCTTAGTCTGAGTATTTATGAAGCTAAAAATCTCTTTGcaacacaaacaaaagctcAGTCACTGGCTGCTGAGATTGACTCCGCATCAAGAGATGAG CTCATGGAAGCCCTTAAAGAACAGGAAGAGATCAATTACAGATTACGACAATATATGGACAAGATCATTCTGGCAATCCTAGATCACAACCCCTCTATCTTGGAAATAAAGAATTGA